The Trichomycterus rosablanca isolate fTriRos1 chromosome 15, fTriRos1.hap1, whole genome shotgun sequence genome contains a region encoding:
- the LOC134329421 gene encoding late histone H2A.2.2, with amino-acid sequence MSGRGKKVIAAAKPKSSQVSRSVRAGLQFPVGRIARLLKKGNYAQRIGSGAAVYLTAVLEYLCAEVLELAGNASRDNKKLRIAPRHIQLAVRNDEELNVLLGGVTISEGGVLPNIQAQLLPKKTKAPRDANSSKEIQSQEF; translated from the coding sequence ATGTCTGGACGTGGAAAGAAAGTTATCGCAGCTGCCAAGCCCAAGTCTTCCCAAGTGTCCCGTTCGGTGAGGGCAGGTCTTCAGTTTCCGGTGGGCCGTATCGCACGTCTCTTGAAGAAGGGAAACTATGCCCAGAGGATCGGCAGCGGCGCTGCAGTGTACCTCACGGCCGTGCTGGAGTATCTGTGTGCTGAGGTGCTGGAGCTGGCTGGAAATGCTAGCAGAGACAACAAGAAGCTGCGCATTGCTCCCCGTCACATTCAGCTGGCGGTGAGGAACGACGAGGAGCTGAACGTACTGCTCGGTGGCGTCACCATCAGTGAAGGTGGCGTGCTTCCAAACATTCAGGCTCAACTGCTGCCAAAGAAAACCAAAGCACCCAGAGATGCCAACAGCAGCAAGGAGATTCAGTCACAGGAGTTttaa